From one Eriocheir sinensis breed Jianghai 21 unplaced genomic scaffold, ASM2467909v1 Scaffold441, whole genome shotgun sequence genomic stretch:
- the LOC126992326 gene encoding uncharacterized protein LOC126992326 isoform X1, producing the protein MRFQGETEVVENSLYETLDNTRRTEVVENSLYETLDNTRRTEVVENSLYETVENIRGTEVVENSLYETLDNTRRTEVVENSLYEPLDNTRRTEVVENSLYEPFENVRKPR; encoded by the exons ATGCGATTCCAAGGcgagaccgag gtggtcgagaacagcctgtacgagaccttggacaacacccgcaggaccgag gtggtcgagaacagcctgtacgagaccttggacaacacccgcaggaccgaggtggtcgagaacagcctgtacgagaccgtgGAGAACATTcgcgggaccgag gtggtcgagaacagcctgtacgagaccttggacaacacccgcaggaccgaggtggtcgagaacagcctgtacgagcccttggacaacactcgcaggaccgaggtggtcgagaacagcctgtacgagccctttgaaAACGTGAGGAAGCCgcggtga
- the LOC126992326 gene encoding uncharacterized protein LOC126992326 isoform X2 translates to MRFQGETEVVENSLYETLDNTRRTEVVENSLYETLDNTRRTEVVENSLYETLDNTRRTEVVENSLYEPLDNTRRTEVVENSLYEPFENVRKPR, encoded by the exons ATGCGATTCCAAGGcgagaccgag gtggtcgagaacagcctgtacgagaccttggacaacacccgcaggaccgag gtggtcgagaacagcctgtacgagaccttggacaacacccgcaggaccgag gtggtcgagaacagcctgtacgagaccttggacaacacccgcaggaccgaggtggtcgagaacagcctgtacgagcccttggacaacactcgcaggaccgaggtggtcgagaacagcctgtacgagccctttgaaAACGTGAGGAAGCCgcggtga